One region of Brassica napus cultivar Da-Ae chromosome A10, Da-Ae, whole genome shotgun sequence genomic DNA includes:
- the LOC106403365 gene encoding 40S ribosomal protein S10-3-like, translating into MFLWMNSNNYRLPCMFQIISEENRREICKYLFEEGVYFAKKDFNLAKHPLIESVPNLQVIKLMQSFKSKEYVRETFAWMHYYWFLTNEGIEFLRTHLNLPSDVVLATLKKSAKPIGRPFGGPPGDRPRGPRFEGGDRPRYGDRDGYRAGPCGGEGEKGGAPADYQLFFQGSGGRPGFGRGTGGYGVAAPSGSGLP; encoded by the exons ATGTTTTTATGGATGAATTCTAACAATTATCGTCTTCCTTGTATGTTTCAGATTATCTCAGAGGAAAACCGCAGAGAGATCTGCAAGTACCTTTTCGAAG AAGGAGTTTACTTTGCGAAGAAAGATTTCAATCTCGCAAAGCATCCGTTGATTGAGTCAGTACCCAACCTGCAAGTGATCAAGCTCATGCAGTCTTTCAAATCCAAGGAGTATGTTAGGGAGACATTTGCTTGGATGCATTATTACTGGTTTCTCACCAACGAAGGGATTGAGTTCTTGAGAACTCACCTTAACCTTCCTTCTGATGTTGTTCTTGCTACCTTGAAGAAGTCTGCCAAGCCTATTGGTCGTCCTTTTGGTGGCCCACCTGGTGACCGCCCAAG AGGACCTCGCTTTGAAGGAGGAGACCGTCCCAGATATGGTGACCGTGATGGGTATCGTGCAGGTCCTTGTGGTGGTGAAGGCGAAAAGGGTGGAGCTCCAGCTGATTACCAGCTATTTTTCCAA GGAAGTGGCGGCAGGCCTGGTTTTGGCCGTGGTACTGGAGGTTATGGTGTAGCTGCACCATCTGGTTCAGGTCTCCCTTGA
- the LOC106402800 gene encoding protein REVEILLE 6 isoform X2 has protein sequence MNPADGSLLDPNGTMTVPAIGPLTSSEDLSKKIRKPYTISKSRESWTEPEHDKFLEALQLFDRDWKKIEAFIGSKTVIQIRSHAQKYFLKVQKSGTAEHLPPPRPKRKAAHPYPQKAQKNVQPQVPGSFKSTAEPNDPSYMFRPESSSMLMTSPPPTAAAAAPWTNNVQTISFTPLPKAGAGANNNCSSSSENTPRPRSNKDTNVQANPGHSLRVLPDFGQVYSFIGSVFDPYASNHLQKLKKMDPIDVETVLLLMRNLSINLSSPDFEDHRRLLSSYDIGSETAADHGGVFKTLNKEPPEIST, from the exons ATGAACCCTGCAGACGGATCTTTGTTGGATCCAAACGGTACAATGACCGTACCTGCAATCGGACCCTTGACTTCTTCGGAGGATCTGAGCAAGAAGATAAGGAAGCCTTATACCATTTCCAAGTCCAGAGAGAGCTGGACCGAGCCCGAGCACGACAAATTCCTCGAAGCTCTTCAGCT gtttGACAGAGACTGGAAAAAGATTGAAGCTTTCATTGGCTCAAAGACTGTGATTCAG ATAAGAAGTCATGCTCAGAAGTATTTTCTTAAGGTACAAAAGAGTGGGACTGCTGAACATCTCCCTCCCCCTCGGCCTAAAAGGAAAGCCGCTCATCCGTATCCTCAGAAGGCTCAAAAGAACG TTCAACCTCAAGTACCAGGATCCTTCAAATCAACAGCTGAACCAAATGACCCAAGTTATATGTTTAGGCCCGAGTCTTCTTCGATGCTGATGACTTCTCCGCCACCCACTGCTGCTGCCGCGGCTCCCTGGACTAATAATGTGCAAACAATTAGCTTCACACCCCTCCCAAAAG CAGGAGCAGGAGCTAATAACAACTGTTCTAGTAGCTCTGAAAATACTCCAAGACCACGATCCAACAAGGACACAAATGTGCAAGCAAATCCTGGCCATTCATTAAGAG TTTTGCCGGACTTTGGCCAAGTATACAGCTTCATTGGAAGTGTTTTTGACCCATATGCAAGTAATCATCTAcagaagctgaagaagatggaCCCCATAGATGTTGAAACA GTGCTACTGTTGATGAGAAATCTATCAATCAACTTGTCTAGCCCTGATTTTGAGGATCAT AGACGGCTTCTTTCGTCGTATGATATCGGCTCTGAGACAGCAGCTGATCATGGTGGAGTGTTTAAAACCTTAAACAAAGAACCACCAGAAATCTCTACTTGA
- the LOC106402800 gene encoding protein REVEILLE 6 isoform X1: protein MNPADGSLLDPNGTMTVPAIGPLTSSEDLSKKIRKPYTISKSRESWTEPEHDKFLEALQLFDRDWKKIEAFIGSKTVIQIRSHAQKYFLKVQKSGTAEHLPPPRPKRKAAHPYPQKAQKNVQPQVPGSFKSTAEPNDPSYMFRPESSSMLMTSPPPTAAAAAPWTNNVQTISFTPLPKETAGAGANNNCSSSSENTPRPRSNKDTNVQANPGHSLRVLPDFGQVYSFIGSVFDPYASNHLQKLKKMDPIDVETVLLLMRNLSINLSSPDFEDHRRLLSSYDIGSETAADHGGVFKTLNKEPPEIST from the exons ATGAACCCTGCAGACGGATCTTTGTTGGATCCAAACGGTACAATGACCGTACCTGCAATCGGACCCTTGACTTCTTCGGAGGATCTGAGCAAGAAGATAAGGAAGCCTTATACCATTTCCAAGTCCAGAGAGAGCTGGACCGAGCCCGAGCACGACAAATTCCTCGAAGCTCTTCAGCT gtttGACAGAGACTGGAAAAAGATTGAAGCTTTCATTGGCTCAAAGACTGTGATTCAG ATAAGAAGTCATGCTCAGAAGTATTTTCTTAAGGTACAAAAGAGTGGGACTGCTGAACATCTCCCTCCCCCTCGGCCTAAAAGGAAAGCCGCTCATCCGTATCCTCAGAAGGCTCAAAAGAACG TTCAACCTCAAGTACCAGGATCCTTCAAATCAACAGCTGAACCAAATGACCCAAGTTATATGTTTAGGCCCGAGTCTTCTTCGATGCTGATGACTTCTCCGCCACCCACTGCTGCTGCCGCGGCTCCCTGGACTAATAATGTGCAAACAATTAGCTTCACACCCCTCCCAAAAG AAACAGCAGGAGCAGGAGCTAATAACAACTGTTCTAGTAGCTCTGAAAATACTCCAAGACCACGATCCAACAAGGACACAAATGTGCAAGCAAATCCTGGCCATTCATTAAGAG TTTTGCCGGACTTTGGCCAAGTATACAGCTTCATTGGAAGTGTTTTTGACCCATATGCAAGTAATCATCTAcagaagctgaagaagatggaCCCCATAGATGTTGAAACA GTGCTACTGTTGATGAGAAATCTATCAATCAACTTGTCTAGCCCTGATTTTGAGGATCAT AGACGGCTTCTTTCGTCGTATGATATCGGCTCTGAGACAGCAGCTGATCATGGTGGAGTGTTTAAAACCTTAAACAAAGAACCACCAGAAATCTCTACTTGA
- the LOC111201232 gene encoding uncharacterized protein LOC111201232, with amino-acid sequence MAQRIPSGMDLIRLLRVMQSCVNPHKKWKPPPTNWLKCNTDGAWHKDRENCGLGWICRDNKEKLIWAGARAIQRLGSSIETEAEALQWAAETLVRFGYKRVIFETDSLTLAKMLNGEETVWLILQPTLQVISHLLSKIPEVAVQFSPRGGNKAADRIAKETFTYTSNVPKLYSVEPSW; translated from the exons ATGGCGCAAAGAATACCGTCAGGAATGGATCTCATACGGTTACTCAGGGTGATGCAGTCATGCGTGAATCCTCATAAG AAATGGAAGCCACCCCCGACAAATTGGCTCAAGTGTAACACTGATGGTGCGTGGCACAAAGACAGAGAGAACTGTGGACTCGGTTGGATCTGTCGAGATAATAAAGAGAAGCTAATTTGGGCGGGAGCAAGAGCGATTCAAAGGTTAGGGTCGAGCATTGAGACAGAAGCGGAGGCGTTGCAATGGGCAGCTGAGACTTTGGTAAGGTTTGGGTACAAGAGAGTGATCTTTGAAACTGACTCTTTGACCCTTGCAAAGATGCTAAATGGAGAGGAAACAGTCTGGCTCATTCTTCAGCCAACTTTACAGGTTATATCTCATCTTCTGTCCAAAATACCTGAAGTTGCAGTGCAGTTTAGTCCAAGAGGAGGGAATAAGGCTGCTGACAGGATAGCAAAGGAGACTTTTACTTACACGTCTAATGTCCCTAAGTTATATTCTGTAGAGCCAAGTTGGTGA